CCGCTGGTCAGCGAGCACATCGCGTTCGTCCGAGCCGGCGGCCTGGAGGCCGGGCATCTGCTCCCGTTGCCGCGCAGCCGGGAGGCGGTCGACGCCGTCTGCGCCAACGTGGCGCGGGCGCAGGCCGAACTGCCGGTGCCGATCGCGCTGGAACCGATCGCCGCGTTGGTCGAGTGGCCCGACGACGAGCTGGACGAGGCGGACTTCCTCACCGAGATCCTCGACCGGACCGGCGCACTGTTGCTGCTGGACGTGGCGAACGTGCACGCCAACGCCCGCAACCGGGGCACCGACCCGCTCGCGTTGCTGGACCGTCTGCCGCTGGAGCGGGTCGCGTACGTCCACGTGGCCGGCGGCGCCGAGCACGGCGGTTTCTACCACGACACCCACACCGATCCGGTGCCAGCGGCGGTGCTGGAGCTGGTCGGCGCGCTCTGCGCTCGACAGCGTCCGCCGGCGCTGCTGCTGGAACGGGACGGCCACTATCCACCGGCAGCCGAGCTGCGCGCCGAACTGGACGCCCTGGCCGCCGCCGCGGGCTTCCCGGCCGTGACATGACCGGGCCGCGCGACGACAGCGGCAGGCGGTCGTCCGGCGATGTCGGCGGGCTCGCCCAGCGACAGGCGGAACTGGTCGCGACGTTGGTCGCCGGAGGGCCGCCGCCGCCAGGCTTCGCACCGGCCCAACTGGCCGCCACCCGGGCGGCCCTGGGACGCAAACGTGCCGGCGAGGTGGCCCGACACTGGCCACTGCTCGCCGCCGGCCTCGGCGCCACCTGGTCGACGACCTTCGCAGGCTGGGCAGCCGGGCGACCAACCGCCGGGTCGTTGCGCGACGGTTGGGACCTGGCCCGTGCGATGCGCGAACAGGGTGCGCTGCCCCCGGCCGCCGCCGAGGAACTGGCCGTCCGGGAGGCGCGCCTGCGCTACGACGGGCTCGGGGCGCCACGTCCGCGCCGGATGCCGGCCGTGGGCCGCGCCGGCGGCGCCGTGGCGGTGCAGATCGCCGGTCGGGTACGTCTGCTGCGCCCCGCCTCGCGTCCACCCGCAGTTGGTGGCGACGGTGTGTCGGATGCGGCAGGATCGACCTTATGGATCTAGGCCTGACCGACCACGTGTACGTCCTCACCGGCGCCTCTCGCGGCCTGGGCTTCGCAACCGCGCAGTGCCTGGTCGCCGACGGGGCACGGGTGGTCCTCTCGGCACGGGACCCGGACGCCGTGGCCGCCGCCGCGCAGCAGCTCGGCGGTCCCGAGCATGCCGTCGGGCTGACCGCCGACCTAGCCGACCCGGAGACCCCGGAGCAGCTCGTCGCCGCCGCCCGGGAGCACTTCGGCCGTATCGACGGCGCGCTGATCTCGGTCGGCGGGCCACCGGCGGGCAACGCCGCCGCGATCAGCGACGAGCAGTGGCGGCAGTCCTTCGAGACCGTCTTCCTGGGCACGATCCGCGCGGTGCGTACGGTTGCCGCCGCGCTGCCCGAGGGCGGTGCGATCGGGCTGGTGCTCTCCACCTCGGCCCGGGGCCCGGTGCCCGGCCTCGGCATCTCCAACGGTCTGCGGCCCGGCCTGGTCGGGGCGGCGAAGGACATCGCCGACGACTACGGCCCGCGTGGCGTACGAGTGGTCGGGCTGCTGCCGGGCCGGATCCTGACCGACCGCAACCGGGAGCTCTTCGCCGCGACCGGCGACCCGGAACGCGCCCGCACCGAGGCGGAAGCCGCCATCCCGCTGCGTCGCCTCGGCGATCCCGCCGAGTTCGGCCGGGTGGCCGCGTTCGTGCTCTCCCCCGCCGCGAGCTACCTCACCGGGATCACCCTCCCGGTCGACGGCGGCGCGTTGCGCGGGCTGTGACCCCCGCCGGGGGCCGACCTGGCCGTGCCGTGACGCCGCCCGAGCGGGCCCAGCCCGACCACCCGGCCGTTGATCGACTCGGCCTTCAGGAAACCGGGCGGTCGAGGCGGCCAGGACACCCCGACTTCCAGGAACCCGAGTCGATCAACGTGCGGCACACCGGACGGCCGCCGGAACCCGGGGACCTGGCCGAGCGTCACCCGACGGCGACGCCCGACACGGCCCAGCCGACCCAGGCAGAGCTGGCGATGCCCGGGACAGCCCAGCCGACCCGGGCGGAGCTGGCGGCGGCCCGGACGACTCGTCCGACCCGGGCGGAGCTGGCGGCGGCCGCTGACCGGACCATCCCCGACGTCCTCGCGCCGGGGTTGGCGGTGCTCTTCGTCGGCATCAACCCCGGCCTCTGGTCGGCCGCAACCGGCTGGCACTTCGCCAGACCCGGCAACCGGTTCTGGCCCGCGCTGCACCGAGGCGGGTTCACCCCCCGGCTGCTGCACCCCAGCGAACAGGACGAGCTGCCCGCACTCGGGCTCGGCATCACCAACATGGCCGCCCGGGCCAGCGCCCGCGCGGACGAGCTGAGCAGCGAGGAACTCCTCGACGGTGCCGCGGTCCTGACCGACAAGGTGGGCCGCTACCAGCCGCGTTGGGTGGCGGTGGTGGGGGTGACCGCGTACCGGATCGGTTTTCAACGGCCGAAAGCCACCTTCGGGCCGCAGCCGGAGTCACTGGCCGGCGCCCGGCTGTGGGTGCTGCCCAACCCGAGCGGCCTGAACGCGCACTTCACCCCGGTCACGCTGGGTGTGGCGTTCGCCGAGCTGCGAGTGGCGACCGGCCTGCCCGAACGGCGCTGACCGCGACGGACCTCGGCCCGGTGCCCGCGGGACGTCAGTTGGCCGCGGCGGGCGGCAGCACCTCGTCGGCGCGGTAGGTGCCCAGCGGCATGACCACCGGCTCGGGCCCGGTCGCGTCGACGAACGGGGTGGGCGAGTCGGCGACCGCGAACTGGGTGCGGTACAGCTCGGCGTAGAGCCCGCCGACCGCTACCAACTCGTCGTGCCGCCCCCGCTCGACGATCCGGCCGCCGTCGAGGACGAGGATCTGGTCGGCGTCGCGCACGGTGGAGAGCCGGTGTGCGATCACGAGGGCGGTCCGCCCGGTCAACGCCACCGACAACGCCCGTTGCACCGCCGCCTCGCTCTCCGAGTCCAGGTGGGCGGTCGCCTCGTCGAGGATCACGATCGACGGCGCCTTGAGCAGCAGCCGGGCAATCGCGATGCGCTGCTTCTCGCCGCCGGAGAACCGGTAGCCGCGTTCCCCGACGGTGGTGTCCAGCCCGTCGGGCAGCGCCCGGACCAGGTCGGCCACCTGCGCGCCGGCCAGTGCGGCCCAGATCTCGTCGTCGGTGGCGTCGGGCTTGGCGTAACGCAGGTTCTCGGCGATCGTCTCGTGGAACAGGTGCGAATCCTGGGTGACGACACCGATCTCGTCCCGCAGGGAGGCGAGCGTCGCGTCGCGTACGTCCACCCCACCGACCAGCACCTGGCCGTCGGTGACGTCGTAGATCCGGGAGATCAGCATCGACAGGGTCGACTTGCCGGCGCCGGACGGGCCGACCAGCGCGACCATCTGCCCTGGCTCCACGCTGAACGAGACTCCCTTGAGCACCGGCTCGTTGACCGTCCGGTCCAGTGTGGCGACCTCCTCGAGGGAGGCGAGGGAGACCTCGGCGGCGCTCGGGTAGCGGAACCGCACGTCGCGGAAGTCGACCCGGCCGGTGCCCCGGGGCACCGGCACCGCGTCGGGCTTCTCCACGATGCCCGGCTTGAGGTCGAGCACCTCGAAGACCCGGTCGAAGGAGACCAGGGCGCTCATCACGTCGACCCGCACGTTGGACAGCGCGGTGAGCGGGCCGTACAGGCGGGTGAGCAGCAACGCGAGCGTCACGACGGTGCCCGCGCTGACGCCGCCGGTCACCGCCAGCCAGCCACCGAGACCGTAGGTGAGCGCCTGCGCCAGCGAGGCGACGAGCAGCATCGCCACG
This portion of the Micromonospora zamorensis genome encodes:
- a CDS encoding DUF692 domain-containing protein, encoding MTGPSGVGIGWRPEIAGFVAELPGLRFVEVVAEGVPSSGPLPPGLAQLRERGVTVVPHGVRLSLGGAEPVDPARVAHLAAVAQQVDAPLVSEHIAFVRAGGLEAGHLLPLPRSREAVDAVCANVARAQAELPVPIALEPIAALVEWPDDELDEADFLTEILDRTGALLLLDVANVHANARNRGTDPLALLDRLPLERVAYVHVAGGAEHGGFYHDTHTDPVPAAVLELVGALCARQRPPALLLERDGHYPPAAELRAELDALAAAAGFPAVT
- a CDS encoding SDR family oxidoreductase; translated protein: MDLGLTDHVYVLTGASRGLGFATAQCLVADGARVVLSARDPDAVAAAAQQLGGPEHAVGLTADLADPETPEQLVAAAREHFGRIDGALISVGGPPAGNAAAISDEQWRQSFETVFLGTIRAVRTVAAALPEGGAIGLVLSTSARGPVPGLGISNGLRPGLVGAAKDIADDYGPRGVRVVGLLPGRILTDRNRELFAATGDPERARTEAEAAIPLRRLGDPAEFGRVAAFVLSPAASYLTGITLPVDGGALRGL
- the mug gene encoding G/U mismatch-specific DNA glycosylase; this encodes MPGTAQPTRAELAAARTTRPTRAELAAAADRTIPDVLAPGLAVLFVGINPGLWSAATGWHFARPGNRFWPALHRGGFTPRLLHPSEQDELPALGLGITNMAARASARADELSSEELLDGAAVLTDKVGRYQPRWVAVVGVTAYRIGFQRPKATFGPQPESLAGARLWVLPNPSGLNAHFTPVTLGVAFAELRVATGLPERR
- a CDS encoding ABC transporter ATP-binding protein, which encodes MSGGGMAGWSMLRSMRNRDEVSTHRLKHGVARRIVAFAQPYRRDIIVFLATVVLAAIIGVATPVLAGDVINAINRGGTEAGRLVVRLALFIAALAVADALLSLAQRWYSARIGEGIIFNLRTRVYDHVQRMPLQFFTRTQTGALVSRLNNDVLGAQRAFTSTLSGVVSNVIQLVLTAAVMFTLSWQITALSLVLLPIFIIPARRVGRRLADITREAYNLDAKMNATMTERFGVAGALLVKLFGQPEIEAGRFAGRAERVRDIGIQSAMYSRTFFVAMLLVASLAQALTYGLGGWLAVTGGVSAGTVVTLALLLTRLYGPLTALSNVRVDVMSALVSFDRVFEVLDLKPGIVEKPDAVPVPRGTGRVDFRDVRFRYPSAAEVSLASLEEVATLDRTVNEPVLKGVSFSVEPGQMVALVGPSGAGKSTLSMLISRIYDVTDGQVLVGGVDVRDATLASLRDEIGVVTQDSHLFHETIAENLRYAKPDATDDEIWAALAGAQVADLVRALPDGLDTTVGERGYRFSGGEKQRIAIARLLLKAPSIVILDEATAHLDSESEAAVQRALSVALTGRTALVIAHRLSTVRDADQILVLDGGRIVERGRHDELVAVGGLYAELYRTQFAVADSPTPFVDATGPEPVVMPLGTYRADEVLPPAAAN